The genomic segment GCATTGTTACTCGGCACCGGATTTCTCGGTGCCTATACGACATTTTCAACTTTCAATGTGGAAAATATCGAACTGATCCGCCGCAGGAAAATAAAAACGATGATGACTTACGCGGGCGGGAGCCTTTGTTCAGGCATTCTTGCCGCTTTTCTCGGACTTTCCGCCGGGGTCTGGATCACCGGATGATTTGACGAATGAGAGGGACCCGTCTATCCTGTTGGACAAGAAACTTCTAAATCTGGAGAAGAGGCATATACATTGAACAGATCTGCTTTTATTAAATTAAGTGTGGCTATGGCGATCTTTGGATCGATCGGTTACTTTTCCCGACTGAGCGGACTTCCTTCGATTGAACTCGTTTTTGTTCGCTGTATCAGTGCCGTGGTGTTCCTCACGGCGTACTTGCTGCTTAGTGGACATTATAAGAGGGAAAAATGGAATAGAAAAGAAATGACCGTCATCATCCTGGGCGGAGTCTTTCTCGTTTTGAACTGGGTATTCTTCTTTGCTTCGTTCGAAAAAACCGCAATCACTGTCGGCATTTCCATCTATAATCTGGCTCCGATCCTCGTCCTTGTCATCGGCTGGGTCTTCTTCAGAGAGCGGGTCAAAATACTCGGCGTATTAGCCGTTCTGCTTGCCTTTACCGGCACCGTCCTGATCTCCGGTCTCAGGGCAGCGGATCTTGCGGCAGGCGGAAGACCCCTCGTCGGGGCATGCTTTGCGCTGATTGCTGCCGTTTTTTACGCCCTTGTCATCATTACCGGGAAACATATTCAACAGGCAAGTCCTTACCTTGTGACCATCATCCAGACATTCATCGGTGTCCTTATGCTCTTCCCTTTTGTTCACTTCACGCTGTACAGCGATCTGACACCGGCCGAATGGCTGTACAGTATCCTTACCGGTATCGTCCATACCGGTATCGTGTATCTTCTGTTCTACGGAAGCATCCGCTCGCTGTCGACACCGGTTGTCTCTGCACTGACCTATCTCGATCCGCTCACAGCTATTCTGCTTGATGTGCTGGTTATCGGATTTGTACCCTCGAACCTGCAGATCCTTGGCATTCTCATGATTTTCATTGCACTCTCTTATACCCTTTTCAAATCACAAAAACCTGAACGGACCCGGACGTGAAGAAAGACTTGCAGACATCCGCCACAAATAGTTTCATATCATCAGATGTTGCAGCTGGTTTGACCATTTCGGGGGGGGTATAAAAAGCAGGGAAAAGCCCGGCAGATCAGCCCATTCTGCCATGCCGGTATTTCTTCCAAATAGGAAACAGCTTACTGAAAGAACGACCCGTTCACACATGAAACGAGAGAAAATGATATAATAGAAGATGTGAGAAACTTCTCACAAAATTTCAGAGAGGATGTTGCAATGATGGAAGTGCCTGTTGCCACTTCATTTAAGCCCGTCCCGGATGGAGATATCCATGATTATGACGGGATTATTAACTACTTTAACTTTGCGCCGGTTCGTCAGCAGCTTTTGCCAAAGTATAAGTCGATTACTTTTGTAACGACAGGAATCATTCCCTATGATGGCGGACAGACGACGATGCTCCACTTAGGTACGGAACTGAGTAAGCGCGGGTTTGACGTGTATTACCTGTCTTATTTACCTCAGTCCCGGAAGGAAATGGAAATCGATGCTGAATTTAATTATTCAGGCTATCAGGGTACCTGCCTGGACGTCAGCCATCTGGCAAGTCACCAGTCGGATATCTGGCTTGGCACATTATGGGAGTCTGTCTATGTATTCAAAGATAAACCCGGATACAAAGCCTATTTTGTCCAGGACTATGAACCTTACTTTTATCCTTACGGAGATCGATTCTATCTTTCTTTCAAAACATATGAATTAGGCCTGCATATGATTTCTCTTGGCCCATGGTGTGCCCAGATGATCAGGGAACATTGCAGAATCACCAGCCCGCTTGACGTCATCCATTTTCCGGTCGATGTAGCCAACTATCCTTACTCCCCAAGAAATTTCATGGCTTATAAGAATAAGAAAGAAATCAATCTTGCTGTCTATACTAAGGTCGACAGTCCGCGTCGGGCACCAATTTCCATCCAGATTATACTGAATAACTGTATCGAACTTTTCAGGGATCAGGGTTACACGCTGAATATTACCTATTTTGGTTCCGATAAATCCGAATCCTTTATTAACGGCAGAAATGTCGGGCGATTAACAAAGAAGCAATTAAAAGAGCTGTACCTTGCCTCTGACTTCGGCATTGCTCCATCCATGACGAACTTCTCACTGGTCACTTATGAAATGATGAGTGTCGGTTTACCTGTCATCGATTTTTATGAAGGAACAGGTTTAAGCTTTATGCCCAAAAATTGTGCGCTATTCTGTCATCTGGATGAAAACAGTCTTTCCCGGACGGTCCATCAGGCAATGAATCACCCGGAAATCATTCAGAATACGGTTAATCACGCACGGCGTCATCTCAAATCAATACCCTGGAAACAAACTGTAGATGATTTTGTTGCCGTTATAAACAAAATAGAAAGTAAACACAGCAGCCTGGCTAATAAAGAATACCTGGTGCCGGCCAAACACAGCGACCCGGATAATAAAGAACACCTGGCGCCGGCCGAGCCTTAAAATCTGATCTGTTCAATCATATTAGGGGCCGACGATTCTGTATTCATGAACCGGCAGAGGCAGAGACTGTCTGAAGGATATACAGGCAGTCATGCAAAAGCAATCTGCTCTGCTCATCAGCAGAAGGTAAAACACTATTTCCTTCTCTGCTATGCTATCATATATTCATCTTTTTTTATACATTTTCACCCATTTTTTTTGTAAATATTTTACGGTCCGACCGGCCTCGCAGAGACGGGACAGATTCAGGTCCATTTCGCCTCTGTTTACTGATTCCTTCTTCAGGAAGATCCTGAATGGGCGAACGTCTGAGACCGCCGGATTTGACTATGATACAGGAGGTTTTTAGATTGATCTATTTGTTCAAATGTCTGACGCAGCAGCAAAACGGTCCTCCCATTCCTTTTTCTGATCTATTTATGAAAAAAAGTTGCTGACGCATCAGGTGCATCAGCAGGAAACAGGCAGATTTTGCCCTTCTTTATTTATCTGTTCAGTCTGAATTTTCATCCCCGGTCATCTCCTCGCGTTTTAGTCAAATAATCCGAGCTGCTCCGTTTCTCCCAGCCGTTCAAGACTCTGAGGGTCCTGGTCTTCAAAAAAGGCTTTACGGATCCATTTCTCTTTTGTCATCACCTGTTTGCCGGAAGCTGTCGCTCCTCTGAGGCGGCAACTGTAGATCACCGGAAAATAATCCTGCAGAAACTTGCCTTCAGCCAGAGCCGTGAGGGCAATGATTTGAAAACCAAGCTGCTGTGCCACGAAAAAGACAGGATTCAGTACATGATCACTTGATGCCTGACCAAAGGGGTTGTCCAGGATGACGGCCCGGTTCAGTTTCGCACCGGATTTCAGATATTTCTTTTTCTCAGCGACATAATTGAGAATCCCCAGAAACAGAGTCATATTCTTGCTCCATTTTTCTCCCCCGGACCAGATATTACTCTGCTCCCATGAGTAGGAACGGGTCGTCACCAGGCTGTCATTTGTGACCTTCCTGCACGTCACCTTCATCGCCTGATTGTCCATCACCACCCGGATCAGCTGTTTGGACTGAAGCCACATATCCAGTTCCCGGCGGATTTTGCCTGTATCAGGATGCCCCTCTTCATCCTGAAAGCGTTCATTATCCAGCTGCTGAAGGATCCAGTCTATATAATTCCGAATCCTTGCTTTTCCTTCTTCCTCACCCCAGTTCGGTATCGTAAAGGAGTAGATGGCCTTCCAGTCGTTCTGAACTTTTACCCGGGTCTTCTTTGGAATCTGTTTCAGTTCTTCCGTCAGCGTCCGCAGATGCGTATGAATCTGATCAATAAACAACTGAAGGTCTTTATCACTCTTGCGGATATGCTCACGCGCGTAATGCGATATGCTCTCTATACGCTCCGACATATTATGTCTGAACGCCATAATCTCTTCATATTTTTGTTTGGTTTCCACACCGCTGATCGCCATTTGCCGCAGCTTGACATCGGAAATTCTTTTACGGCAGAAGTCTCTGAATTGCCTCTGGGCGTCTTCCACAGACTGACGCCCCTGATTGACTTTATTCCTGTTT from the Sporolactobacillus sp. Y61 genome contains:
- a CDS encoding glycosyltransferase family 1 protein, with translation MMEVPVATSFKPVPDGDIHDYDGIINYFNFAPVRQQLLPKYKSITFVTTGIIPYDGGQTTMLHLGTELSKRGFDVYYLSYLPQSRKEMEIDAEFNYSGYQGTCLDVSHLASHQSDIWLGTLWESVYVFKDKPGYKAYFVQDYEPYFYPYGDRFYLSFKTYELGLHMISLGPWCAQMIREHCRITSPLDVIHFPVDVANYPYSPRNFMAYKNKKEINLAVYTKVDSPRRAPISIQIILNNCIELFRDQGYTLNITYFGSDKSESFINGRNVGRLTKKQLKELYLASDFGIAPSMTNFSLVTYEMMSVGLPVIDFYEGTGLSFMPKNCALFCHLDENSLSRTVHQAMNHPEIIQNTVNHARRHLKSIPWKQTVDDFVAVINKIESKHSSLANKEYLVPAKHSDPDNKEHLAPAEP
- the crcB gene encoding fluoride efflux transporter CrcB — encoded protein: MIINSFLVALGAGFGVLARVLVTQWIMRKWTFSFPLATFLINLSGSFLLGLVTGSAIRPDLALLLGTGFLGAYTTFSTFNVENIELIRRRKIKTMMTYAGGSLCSGILAAFLGLSAGVWITG
- a CDS encoding DMT family transporter, whose product is MNRSAFIKLSVAMAIFGSIGYFSRLSGLPSIELVFVRCISAVVFLTAYLLLSGHYKREKWNRKEMTVIILGGVFLVLNWVFFFASFEKTAITVGISIYNLAPILVLVIGWVFFRERVKILGVLAVLLAFTGTVLISGLRAADLAAGGRPLVGACFALIAAVFYALVIITGKHIQQASPYLVTIIQTFIGVLMLFPFVHFTLYSDLTPAEWLYSILTGIVHTGIVYLLFYGSIRSLSTPVVSALTYLDPLTAILLDVLVIGFVPSNLQILGILMIFIALSYTLFKSQKPERTRT